The Puntigrus tetrazona isolate hp1 chromosome 4, ASM1883169v1, whole genome shotgun sequence genome includes a window with the following:
- the nup37 gene encoding nucleoporin Nup37 has translation MPDETVRSASYTVSCEDYVHAVEFSPFDCGSPASLLAYGGNQYVVVGTCRFKEEDTEVEDVEFTSLQVFFHGVRVDAIAWSPETRLDKLPRVIRLCTAAADRKIRLWTSDLQSNCEVKVMEGHTSYINHLVFEPAEGKRIASVSDDHTCRVWDLDGSETTSFRLRSPGVSVCWHPEDICKLMVAEKKGTIRFYDLVTQHAILSLDSGQVPLMSADWCLTNTVKVGAVVANDWVIWDITRSSYPLEKRPAHVDKARHFRWSRANENLFATTGYPGKINSQLLVHHLGHPQPVMIGSASVAAGLSWHRTLPLCVIGGDRKLFFWMTEM, from the exons ATGCCAGATGAAACGGTTCGCTCTGCAAGCTACACGGTGTCCTGTGAGGACTATGTTCACGCGGTGGAGTTCAGCCCGTTTGACTGTGGCTCACCCGCCTCTCTTCTGGCGTATGGAGGAAACCAGTATGTGGTCGTGGGCACTTGTCGTTTTAAG GAGGAAGACACAGAGGTCGAGGATGTAGAGTTCACTTCTTTGCAAGTGTTTTTTCACGGAGTACGCGTGGATGCTATCGCATGGAGCCCTGAAACACGCCTGGATAAGCTCCCTCGGGTCATCAG gcttTGCACCGCAGCGGCTGACAGAAAAATCAGGCTGTGGACATCTGATCTTCAAAGTAATTGTGAAGTAAAg GTGATGGAAGGTCACACCAGCTACATCAATCATCTAGTGTTTGAGCCTGCAGAAGGAAAGCGAATAGCCTCTGTCAGCGATGACCACACTTGTAG AGTGTGGGACCTTGATGGTAGTGAAACCACTTCATTCAGACTGCGTTCCCCTGGTGTAAGTGTCTGTTGGCACCCTGAGGACATCTGCAAG TTGATGGTGGCGGAGAAGAAAGGCACCATACGGTTCTATGATCTTGTTACACAACACGCAATTCTGTCTCTGGACAGTGGGCAGGTGCCGCTCATGTCAGCTGACTGGTGTCTCACAAACACTGTTAAGGTTGGAGCAGTGGTGGCCAATGATTGGGTGATCTGGGACATTACCCGCTCTAG TTATCCGCTTGAGAAGAGACCAGCTCATGTTGACAAGGCAAGACATTTcag ATGGTCACGGGCAAATGAGAATCTTTTCGCTACCACAGGGTATCCGGGAAAAATCAACAGTCAGTTATTGGTGCATCATCTGGGCCATCCACAG CCTGTGATGATTGGTTCTGCATCTGTGGCAGCTGGTCTAAGCTGGCACAGGACCCTGCCTCTATGTGTTATCGGTGGGGATCGAAAGCTGTTCTTCTGGATGACAGAGATGTAA
- the th2 gene encoding tyrosine hydroxylase 2 yields the protein MKTDSIVQAIPLSGRKRSLIEDARRDRESGSSSPGPSRCGDGFVFEEESGGKGTLCVLFALRNEKNAGFFKAGKVFETFEAKLLHLESRPSRKSKKSAGDDLEFFMRCEVHCSDTDIFINSLKRVADDVRIVQEEKLPWFPKTISDLDKCNHLITKYDPDLDQDHPGFSDPEYRKRRGIISELAFNYKHGDPLPVVEYTPEEIATWREVYRTLSGLYPTHACRQFLEALAQLESERLYGEDKIPQLGEVSAFLRERTGFQLRPVAGLLSARDFLASLAFRVFQCTQYIRHPSAPMHSPEPDCCHELLGHIPMLADKEFAQFSQEIGLASLGVSDDDIEKLSTLYWFTVEFGLCKQNGTVKAYGAGLLSSYGELLYALSNEPQYKPFNPAETAVQPYQDQSYQPVYFVSESFEDAKHKLRQYSSTIQKPFSIRYDPYTCSMEVLDEPSKIQNALAQMRDDLKILHKALERMGQK from the exons ATGAAGACGGACAGTATAGTGCAAGCCATCCCGCTGAGCGGCAGAAAGCGCAGTCTGATCGAGGACGCGCGGCGCGACCGGGAGAGCGGCTCGTCGTCTCCGGGGCCCTCGCGCTGCGGGGACGGCTTCGTGTTTGAGGAGGAGAGCGGCGGCAAAGGCACGCTCTGCGTCCTCTTTGCGCTCAGAAATGAGAAGAACGCAGGCTTCTTTAAGGCTGGCAAAGTCTTCGAG ACTTTTGAGGCCAAGCTCCTCCATTTGGAGAGTCGACCGAGCAGGAAGTCCAAGAAAAGCGCTGGAGATGATCTGGAGTTCTTCATGAGGTGTGAGGTGCACTGCTCCGACACCGACATCTTCATCAACTCCTTAAAAAGAGTCGCAGATGATGTGAGAATAGTGCAGGAAGAAAAAC TTCCTTGGTTTCCAAAGACGATTTCTGACCTGGATAAATGCAACCATCTCATAACAAAATATGACCCTGATCTGGACCAGGATCACCCT GGGTTCAGTGATCCAGAATACAGGAAACGAAGAGGAATCATTTCTGAACTGGCTTTCAACTATAAGCA TGGCGATCCTTTACCTGTAGTGGAATACACTCCAGAAGAGATTGCCACTTG GAGGGAGGTCTACAGGACTCTGAGCGGTCTGTACCCCACTCACGCCTGCAGACAATTTCTAGAAGCCCTCGCCCAGCTGGAGAGCGAACGCTTGTACGGAGAGGACAAGATCCCTCAGCTAGGAGAAGTGTCTGCTTTTCTCAGAG AGAGGACGGGTTTTCAGCTGCGTCCAGTGGCAGGGCTGCTTTCTGCTCGGGACTTCCTAGCCAGTCTGGCATTTAGGGTGTTCCAGTGCACCCAGTATATCCGTCACCCTTCAGCTCCCATGCATTCCCCTGAGCC tgACTGCTGCCATGAGCTTCTTGGACACATTCCCATGCTTGCTGACAAAGAGTTTGCTCAGTTCTCACAG GAGATTGGACTTGCCTCGCTTGGAGTATCAGACGATGATATCGAGAAACTGTCCACA CTGTACTGGTTTACAGTGGAGTTTGGTCTCTGTAAGCAAAATGGTACAGTGAAGGCCTATGGGGCTGGACTCCTGTCCTCATACGGAGAGCTtttg tatgCCCTTTCTAATGAACCCCAGTACAAACCGTTCAATCCAGCTGAGACTGCGGTCCAGCCATACCAGGACCAGTCATATCAGCCTGTTTACTTTGTGTCCGAAAGCTTTGAGGACGCCAAGCACAAGTTAAG GCAGTACTCATCCACAATACAGAAGCCCTTCTCCATTAGATACGATCCCTACACTTGCAGCATGGAGGTTTTGGATGAGCCTTCTAAGATCCAGAATGCTTTAGCGCAGATGAGGGATGACCTGAAGATCTTACATAAAGCCCTTGAGAGGATGGGACAGAAATAA